A portion of the Paucilactobacillus hokkaidonensis JCM 18461 genome contains these proteins:
- a CDS encoding LysM peptidoglycan-binding domain-containing protein, translating to MNLRKNALKFSAAAIGAVAFGTIAVATNASADEIYTVKSGDTLSAISYKYANDNSMVNDLAKKNNISDINLIYVNQKLMITTDGEIRPATQQEVESTPAASSTSSSQATTSNNSSNGSSAASSSNYTSQTSGSDSSAKAWIASHESGGSYTARNGQYVGKYQLSSSYLNGDYSAANQEKVADSYVASRYGSWSAAQQHWLSNGWY from the coding sequence ATGAATTTACGAAAGAATGCTCTTAAGTTTTCTGCTGCAGCAATCGGTGCAGTAGCATTTGGAACAATCGCTGTCGCAACTAATGCCAGTGCTGATGAAATTTACACTGTTAAGTCTGGCGACACACTTTCAGCAATTTCTTACAAGTATGCAAATGATAACAGTATGGTTAATGATTTAGCTAAGAAAAATAATATTTCTGACATTAACTTGATTTACGTTAACCAAAAATTAATGATTACAACTGACGGTGAAATTCGTCCAGCAACACAACAAGAAGTTGAATCTACACCTGCAGCTTCAAGCACATCAAGTAGCCAAGCAACTACTTCAAATAATAGTTCAAACGGCTCAAGTGCAGCTAGTTCTTCTAACTACACAAGTCAGACAAGTGGTTCTGATTCTTCTGCTAAAGCTTGGATTGCTAGTCACGAATCTGGTGGTTCATATACAGCTAGAAACGGACAATATGTTGGTAAATATCAATTGAGTTCAAGTTACCTGAATGGTGACTATTCTGCAGCCAACCAAGAAAAAGTAGCCGACAGCTATGTTGCTAGTCGTTACGGTTCATGGTCAGCCGCACAACAACACTGGTTATCAAACGGCTGGTACTAA